The genomic segment GAGAAGTATCTTCAACCCTGgtttttagaactgaaaaatgatTTTGCAGTGAACCCCAACCCCTACCGCTGCTCTATCACACTGGGGAATGTGCTGGATGATTGAAATCTCAGGAGGTGGCAGGTGGTTGCAGGGAGGCATAAAGTATTGCCAGAATAAAGCCAACAATACATGGTATAAGGATAGCTTTTTCCCAGACAGCATATTTCTAACATTCGGCAACATGATGCTGAAGACCCCTAGAATCTACACAGAAATGCCAAAACTTGGTCAGATAATTCTCCAGAGTCCATCTCTGAAAATTTGTGGTTTCTTAAAATAATGGGTCATATTCCCTGTTACTTCAGTCTAAGAGAGAATAATTCAAAAGGAAGGCACCAAGACTAGTTTGATGGAAAAATGTCAGTGGAGCGCTGTGTTAGTGTAAGACTGCTACTGAGCTAATGCTATTTGCTTTGCAAATAAGGAGGTGCTATTTGACTGGGAGATGCTGTTATCAACCCCTGGATCAATGTCATTGACTCATTAATCTGTTGGATTGATTCTGTCACACAAATATGGGCTGCTCTGTCATCTGCTCTCAGTTCACTAAATTCAAGTGGAGGGAACAACCCACTACGTCACTGGGAATGGAAACTAGACCTTTAACAATATCTTGGTTTTTGTCTCTTGGCTCCATCAAGAACTTCATAGAGTTAAACTACAAAAGGATCTGCTGAAGAGCTCAGGTGGGTTCACCTGTGCAGGCATTTTGACAAAAGGTAGTGACAATGGCattcaaatatataaattcaTTGCTTTATATAGCTCCTGAGAGTTTACTAAATGTTTTTCACATCTGAGCAAGTACACAGTTTATTGTCCCAAGAAAGCCCAGGGGCTGTATAATTGCATTAtcctattgtgtgtgtgtgtgtgtgtgtgtgtgtgtgtgtgtgtatgtgtgtgtttgacacagtcttgctctatcacccaggctggagtgcagtggtgtgatcttggctcactgcaacctccatctcctgggttcaagcgattctcctgcctcagcctcccgagtagctgagattacaggcatgcaccaccacactgggctaatttttgtatttttagtacggatgggttttcaccatgttgtccaggctggtctcgacctcccaacctcaggcgatccacccgcctcggcctcccaaaatgctgggtggattacaggcgtgaaccaccatgcctggcccctattCTTGAAGACTATCCCCAGGTGACAATCCTAGCAGTGTCATTCCACTGCAGCAAGATTAAAGCCAAACTAATAGCCACCAAATTCGCTGTGAAAACATATCACCTTCTCTTACTTGCTGCCCTAAGGAAAACGTGCAATAGAAGAATCTTTCAGAACACCaggtcatttttttaaaaaacacaaagtcACATGAAACAAAGCACACTTTTTTACATATATGAAAGGAAGCATTCACAGGATTTTCCATACTCAATAATGAATAAGTACCCCAAGAACTGTATTTACTTCTGTGGATCTTTATTGCGTGATATTTAATTCAAGTCCGAGTGAGCCTGGGTGGTCCTGCAAAGAATATGCACACAGAGATACATTATAGAACTTACGCTATTAATACGTTGGCTCTATTAGCCTTATCACTGacttaatttttgaaagaaaaaaaactcaaactAAATCAATAACCTGAGTATTATTTCCCAAATTGATGATATTTTCATTTGGGTTTTAATTCAGCAAATTCCCCTCCTCAAAAGAGAAGAATGCTGTCACTTCCCCAGACAACCAGCAGGTGACTTTGGAAACGCTGCTAAATGCCACCGTGCcttattttctcctatttatGCAAGGGGTCACTGCCCAGGTAATGACTGTGAAGGGCTGGCAATACAGCATGAGAAAGACACTCCAAATTCCGTTAACCAAGGTTTTCTGCAAGCACCCGTCAGTAACACAGACTCCAGTACTTTAATCAttgttaaagtattttaaaatagaaaagatatgCCATGAAGAAAGTGCATCCAGACGACTGCACTGGGCTGCCGGTTATGACAGCACCTGGGCGCCCCGGGGGTCGCAGGTGAAATCCTCCAGGCCCATCTCCCTAGGCAGAGAAGAGCCTGCAACCCAGCTTGCTCTCCCCTTCCAAGGCGTCCCCGGGGCCTCTGGTCATCAGGGCTGGGCTGAGCCCTGGGCTGCTCAGGACCAAAGCTcagctgtttttctttcaaaCTAAAGTATGAACTCTCTCtgctggagagagagacagaaagaaggacaGCGAAAGAGACACACCGACAGAGCCAGAGTGACATAGGGGCACgcagacagagagacaggggTGGCGAAGCAGGCTACCAGGCAGCTCTGCTCCTCAGTAAAAGCCCTCTGCATCTGGGAAGGGGGAGATGTCGCTGGATCTGGGTCCTTGGACCCACACAGggttggtaaaaaaaaaaagcagcaaatcgCTACTGTTACTGCTCTGAGTAAAGAAACCAGGGAAAGGCCAGTTCGGGAAAAACAGGCCCTGTCCATCTGACGTGAAGCCCCAGGAAGGGATGCAGCCCAGCACAGGCAGGATGGCTGGGGACCtggcttctctgtctctctcgttccttaaatttttatttcagaattttgaaGAAAGGGCCCCGGAAAGCTATTTTGCTGTACTAGAGGGGCCGTGGGCCTTCCCAGCGCGGAGGAAGTAGGGCGGTCAGGCCGGGtggggctgggggcggtggctctgCAGAACCTTTAGTCATCGAACTGAAGCCGCGGGTCCGGTGCGCAGACACTGCGCAGGGCGCTGCTACCGAGTCACATGCATGCGAGGGCCTGCTCCTTGGTGTTCTGCCTTCCTTGACAGATTGTTGGTAAAACATCCCCTGGCCGGAGCCAGGGCCCTTAGACAGGGGCGCGAAGAATCCGCTCTCTGCTGTCCTCGGGTTTCCCAACGCGGTGGTCGTGGCCCGCGGGCCCCACCTCGCGGCCCGCCTGGCCTGCCGGAGGAGCAGCGGAGGCCGAGCACTCCCCGGCCTCGGGTTCAACTTCAATAAAAGGGCCCAGCCCGCCCTTGATCACGCGGCTTGCCTGACAGCCAGGTTCAGGCCCGGGCCTAATTGAGCCCGGGTCACCTGGGAATAGGTTCAAAGGCATCCAAGCCGTAAACCACCTCCAGGCCCAGAGCCAGAGCGGCCTGGCGAACAAAGAGCCCCCGAACCACTTCAAACGCGCTCACGCTCGGCGTCCAGATGGCCCGGGGGCCGGGGTCCGTGGTGTCGCTCACCGAGGCCGGGCCCCACACTCCAGCCACCCTGCGCCCTCCTGCTCGGAGCTGCCCGCGGGCGCCCAGTGCAGCGGAAGCCGGGCCCGGGGCAGCCTCGTGCATCTCCTGGAGCGCCCTCCGTCCTCCGCTGACCCGCGAAGCGAAGGCGGAGcgcagaggctggggcaggacaaggcgGGCCGGCAGGCGCCCCAACCCGCGCCCAGCAACCCCGGGCAGGGCCAGGCAGGCGGGCGCGGCGGGCACCGGGCGCTCCCGCAGAGGCTCGCTGTGGCGTTGTTTTAAAGGAGTTAGAAGAAGGTTCGGTAAAGGCATCGGGCGGGGGCTCCCCAGCAAGCCCGGGTGAGAAATGGTCCCCGACATGCACGCTAGCCCGAAGGGTGGCATCTCTACGGATCTTGGCGGCATGTCCTTGGGCACGGGCGTCTCCAGGGGTCCCCGACTGTCCTTACACTGGCGGTCGGGGCACCGAGACCGCTGCCCGCGCAGCTCCCCAGACCCCAGGCCTAAGCTTGCCCGCCGCGGTGCAGACTAGCTGTGCGCCCGGGGGCGGCCAAGACCCACAGAGGACGAGGAGGCTCCTGGCTGTGTCCTTATCTTCGGGAAGCGCATCTGGGGCTGGACTCGCCTCTCGAGCCCCTCAGGCCGAGAGAGAGACCCCCCCAAAGCCCAGTGGGGGCCGATCTCTACGTTAAGGCGCAGACAAAGCCAGGCTTGGCCAGGCCTAGGGCTCGGGGCGGCCGGAGAGTGTCCTGCGTTCGGGGTGGGGGCGCGGGCGGCGGGCGAGGACCCGGCCCCCGGGATGCCCTCCGAGGCCGGGGCCGAAGGGGGAGGCAAAACTGAAAGTGCCGCGCCGGGGGGCGGGGGCGGCCGGCGAAGGCCCCAGAACTTGTCCTGCCCCCGGCCACCGCGGCCAATCAGCGCGCCGCCCTAGCTCCTGACAACTATTTAGCAACCCAGCCCGGCTAGAGTTTCCAAAAAAGTTAGAATAACTTCCTCTCCCGGAGACCTCGGTTTTTGCACAAGCCGGCCTTGAAATCAGAGCCTTTCCAGCAACTCCGAGAGCGTGTACTCGGCGACCGCGGGCTTGGCCAGCGGCGCGCGCTCGGCGCCCCGGCGCCCCCAGCCCCACGCGCGCCGGGCGGGCGCCATGGAGGAGGGCTCCAGCTCGCCCGTGTCCCCCGTGGACAGCCTGGGCACCAGCGAGGAGGAGCTCGAGCGGCAGCCCAAGCGCTTCGGCCGGAAGCGGCGCTACAGCAAGAAGTCGAGCGAAGATGGCAGCCCGACCCCGGGCAAGCGCGGCAAGAAGGGCAGCCCCAGCGCGCAGTCCTTCGAGGAGCTGCAGAGCCAGCGCATCCTGGCCAACGTGCGCGAGCGCCAGCGCACCCAGTCGCTCAACGAGGCCTTCGCGGCGCTGCGCAAGATCATCCCCACGCTGCCCTCTGACAAGTTGAGCAAGATCCAGACGCTCAAGCTGGCCGCCAGGTACATAGACTTCCTCTACCAGGTCCTGCAGAGCGACGAGATGGACAATAAGATGACCAGCTGCAGCTACGTGGCCCACGAGCGCCTCAGCTACGCCTTCTCCGTGTGGCGCATGGAGGGCGCGTGGTCCATGTCCGCCTCCCACTAGCGCCGCGCCACCCACCTCCGGACCGGCCCGCCAGGGTAGGTGCTGTGCGCGGGACGGGCGCCCTCCGCTGCGGGGGGCGGGCGGCAGGGGCGCAGGGGCCCTGGGGCCTGCGCGTGTCTCCTCGGGAAGGCCCCGCGGGCCGCAGTGGTGTGGATGCCGTGCGCTTTTCCTCTTAGCAACGAAGACGGGCGGGAGGGACGCTCCCAGTCCCAGGGACACCCCTGAGTGCAAACTTCCACGCGAGGGTGTCAGTTGGGAACCGGCGGACCGGTGACTTCCCCGGCGCGGTCCGAAGATACTTAGACAAATGTTCGCATATTTCATTCTCGGTGGTGTGAGGGTGTCCGTGGTTGGCGGTGGAAGGAACGGGCATCAGAAAAACCTACCGGGACCGGCCGGGGACTGGGAGATAGGGACCGGCTGCCCTTTGCGTCCGCCGCAGCGCAGGCCGCCCGCGAAGCTGCCCGAGCCCGTGGTGTCGGGCTAATGGCTTCGCTCTCTTCCCGGGCATGGGTAGAGCGCGTTCGTCGGGAGGACACTCAGATCTCCCCAGCTGCTGGCACCTGGGGTCCCCTGGCCGACCCAGTAGGCTAGAGGTGTGGGCCTGCGGCTCCAGGGTTTGCCTGGGGAGGACGAGAGGAAACTGCCCTGCGCTTCGGGGCCGGAGCAGCCGCAGGGCCGGGAGTGCCCGAGAAGGGCCTTGGGCCGAGGGCGCAGAGCCTGGAGCGCTGAAGCAGGGGGGTGGACGCAGCCGCGCGGAGCCCCAGGGCGCCCACAGGCAGGTGGAGCCGACCTAGGAGTTGGGAGCCCTGAGTCGCAACCTTGACCCTGGAGTGCCCCGGAGGGGCCCCGCCCGTGCCGCGTCCTGGGTTCAGCACCGCAGGGGTGGGCGAGGGGTCCGGGCTGGGAAGCAGGTCTGGAGGACAGGGAGGTGGTGCGCGCCGGGCCCTCCCTGCGCGAGGAGAAGGCTCGGGGGACACAGCCGCCAGGAGCACTCAAAGTTCTGGTTTCCTCTGGAAGAGCGATTAGGGCGTCCTGCACCGGGTCCTTTTCACCAGACACCTTTCAAGTCCCTTTAGACAGGCTCGAGCCACAGAGGCGCCGTCCTTTCCCGGAGGCTCGGTGAGCAGACGAGCCCCTCTCTCATCCGCCGTCCTGGGCCGTGGAGGGGCACAGGGTTCTTTTTGCTGGGGCCGCGTTAAAAAATCCTTCCTCCTTAGTATGTTTTAGTTCCTCGCACATCTTGTGATGTTTTTTTATAAAAGTCTCTACTTCACACAGAAGGAATTTAGATTAATCAAGAGCACCCGGCCGCCTATTCTTCCCAAacatatctatttctttttttatgtggTACTATAATATCTGCGAATGTTGTTGCCGAGGCCACGAAAAGCTGATCTAGCACAGGtaggttttatttcattttttcaactGTTATTTCGATGTCACTGAAAATTCTTTCGATGAAAGAGCCTCCTGAGATAATGATAACTGTATAGTTTTTTAAGAAGAATTTTCAGCAGAAAATAACTT from the Macaca nemestrina isolate mMacNem1 chromosome 11, mMacNem.hap1, whole genome shotgun sequence genome contains:
- the LOC105473809 gene encoding twist-related protein 2, giving the protein MEEGSSSPVSPVDSLGTSEEELERQPKRFGRKRRYSKKSSEDGSPTPGKRGKKGSPSAQSFEELQSQRILANVRERQRTQSLNEAFAALRKIIPTLPSDKLSKIQTLKLAARYIDFLYQVLQSDEMDNKMTSCSYVAHERLSYAFSVWRMEGAWSMSASH
- the LOC105473999 gene encoding uncharacterized protein, translated to MPPRSVEMPPFGLACMSGTISHPGLLGSPRPMPLPNLLLTPLKQRHSEPLRERPVPAAPACLALPGVAGRGLGRLPARLVLPQPLRSAFASRVSGGRRALQEMHEAAPGPASAALGARGQLRAGGRRVAGVWGPASVSDTTDPGPRAIWTPSVSAFEVVRGLFVRQAALALGLEVVYGLDAFEPIPR